The following coding sequences lie in one Apium graveolens cultivar Ventura chromosome 1, ASM990537v1, whole genome shotgun sequence genomic window:
- the LOC141680714 gene encoding uncharacterized protein LOC141680714, translated as MEGNKAKGSSIGLSYPTLTKNNYTSWALKMKVYLQAQGVWVAIEPTDPKVAVEEKIDKIALAMLYQGLPEDMLLSIADKGTAKQAWDALKTMCQGAEKVKKAKVQTLRTEFESLSMKDNEQLDDFYLKLIGLVSNIRALGESLDESYVVKKLLRAVPSKFLQIVSTMEQFGDLETMTLEEAVGSLKAHEERLKGSSKSDSNEGQLMLTEEEWQKREAGEGKLLLTREDWLRRSNRRNSDGTSSNWKGRGRDRSNLKCYNCSAYGHFAAECRKPRRTREQKEEVNMTKLEDDEPALLLVKCNKEKQDVAYLSEKQLVPSQMPKVQSESNIWYLDNGASSHMTGFKSKFLELNEEISAEVSFGDGSTVSIKGEGVCDVCVQEW; from the coding sequence ATGGAGGGAAACAAAGCTAAAGGATCATCAATAGGCTTGAGCTACCCAACGCTGACAAAGAACAACTACACCTCCTGGGCACTAAAAATGAAAGTGTATTTGCAAGCTCAAGGTGTCTGGGTCGCGATAGAGCCTACTGATCCAAAGGTAGCAGTTGAGGAGAAGATAGATAAAATCGCGTTGGCTATGTTGTATCAAGGACTGCCTGAAGATATGCTACTTTCGATCGCAGACAAGGGAACAGCGAAACAAGCATGGGATGCACTGAAAACAATGTGTCAAGGAGCTGAAAAGGTGAAAAAGGCAAAAGTACAAACTCTGAGAACTGAGTTTGAGTCCTTGAGCATGAAGGACAACGAGCAACTGGACGATTTTTATCTGAAATTGATTGGACTTGTGTCGAATATAAGAGCCCTGGGAGAAAGCCTGGATGAATCCTATGTGGTTAAGAAATTGCTACGTGCAGTGCCGTCGAAATTTCTCCAGATTGTCTCAACTATGGAACAATTTGGAGATTTGGAGACCATGACTTTGGAAGAGGCAGTAGGGTCCTTGAAAGCTCACGAAGAAAGGCTGAAAGGAAGTAGTAAGTCAGACTCAAATGAGGGccaattgatgctcacagaagAAGAATGGCAAAAGCGCGAAGCCGGAGAAGGAAAACTGTTACTCACCCGTGAAGATTGGTTAAGACGGTCTAACAGGAGAAATTCAGATGGAACATCATCTAACTGGAAGGGCCGAGGACGTGACAGGAGTAATCTGAAGTGCTACAATTGTTCCGCCTATGGACACTTCGCTGCAGAGTGTCGGAAACCAAGACGTACCAGAGAACAGAAAGAAGAGGTGAACATGACAAAGCTTGAAGATGATGAACCGGCGTTATTACTGGTGAAGTGTAATAAAGAGAAACAAGATGTGGCGTACTTGAGTGAAAAGCAGCTGGTGCCCTCCCAGATGCCAAAAGTGCAGAGCGAATCAAATATTTGGTACCTGGACAACGGTGCTAGCAGTCATATGACTGGCTTCAAATCaaagttcttggagctaaatgAGGAAATATCGGCTGAAGTCAGCTTTGGAGACGGCTCTACAGTAAGCATAAAGGGGGAAGGGGTCTGTGACGTTTGTGTGCAAGAATGGTGA
- the LOC141680836 gene encoding secreted RxLR effector protein 161-like, whose amino-acid sequence MIGGLRYLVHSRPDIAFSVGIASRYIERPTMVHQNAAKRILQYVQGTLHFGLVYSKTSGNNILTGFSGSDLGGDLDDRRSTGGMCFYLNESHITWVSQK is encoded by the coding sequence ATGATCGGGGGTTTGAGGTATTTGGTACATAGTAGACCGGATATTGCATTTTCTGTTGGGATAGCAAGTAGGTATATAGAGCGTCCAACCATGGTTCATCAGAATGCAGCCAAAAGAATTCTTCAATATGTTCAAGGTACGTTACATTTTGGTCTGGTGTACAGCAAAACCAGTGGGAATAACATATTAACTGGTTTTAGCGGCAGCGATCTGGGTGGTGATTTAGATGATAGGAGAAGTACGGGGGGAATGTGCTTCTACCTGAATGAGAGCCATATTACATGGGTTTCACAGAAATAA